A genomic window from Panthera tigris isolate Pti1 chromosome B4, P.tigris_Pti1_mat1.1, whole genome shotgun sequence includes:
- the YAF2 gene encoding YY1-associated factor 2 isoform X2, translated as MTEHPPVRVALQRVAATNSQGCGREARRAERRGGGARGCSDHPHAARPRTRRGCWAALAAFEVSGAAAGWPARVTCTQAGVSPTAGGCVGSGGGSGARRCGLPRPLFPPPPPASARLIILLIDKQSGRGGDSPRASVAKPWETRRAPPGRSGSRSRPRMRVTGTVASAPSGTAPRPSSA; from the exons ATGACTGAGCATCCCCCAGTCAGAGTGGCCCTGCAGCGCGTGGCAGCCACCAACAGCCAAGGATGCGGAAGGGAAGCGCGGAGAGCGGAGCGGAGAGGCGGCGGCGCCCGAGGCTGCAGCGACCACCCCCACGCCGCCCGCCCGCGAACTCGCCGCGGGTGCTGGGCCGCGCTGGCCGCGTTTGAAGTCTCCGGCGCCGCTGCTGGTTGGCCGGCTCGGGTCACGTGCACCCAGGCAGGAGTTTCCCCGACAGCTGGAGGCTGCGTGGGATCCGGCGGCGGCTCCGGAGCTCGGCGGTGCGGCCTTCCCcgccccctcttccctcctcccccgcccgctTCCGCCCGGCTTATTATCCTCCTTATTGACAAACAGAGCGGCCGCGGCGGCGACTCTCCGCGTGCATCTGTAGCCAAGCCATGGGAGACAAGAAGAGCCCCACCAG GCCGAAGCGGCAGCCGAAGCCGTCCTCGGATGAGGGTTACTGGGACTGTAGCGTCTGCACCTTCCGGAACAGCGCCGAGGCCTTCAAGTGCATGA